In Rhodamnia argentea isolate NSW1041297 chromosome 5, ASM2092103v1, whole genome shotgun sequence, the DNA window CTTGATGAGAAGGAAAGTGTGTGGGATTGGGTTGGTATTCATCCTATCATAATAGAGCAAAGGCTTTATCTTGCAATTTGCCTTTTCGTGTCCAGGTTCCATCAATTTGGCATCCTCTGGTTACTGCCAGAATGTTTGTCTAGCTATGGGTTGAACAAATATGTATTAACTTCGCTGCTATGATTTCTTTTTGATATTAGTAATGAGTTTTCGTTTTACCGACAGCTGATATTAGCAGTGTCTTCTCAACTATTCTTGCAGAGACATTTGAACAACAACCTGCAAGCAACTGGAGAGGAGTCTTTAGCATCTCATCCTATACACAATATTTCAATGTTGATACAGATATAGTGTTAAACAGATTGCTGGGTTCGTTGTTTCCAACTGGTGGGGATTTTTCCAGCAAGATCGATGCAAATCCAGATCTGTAAGACCTTCCCATTTGTTgtttatcttatctttaatttttcattaattcctTTGTTGTGCCTTTTGGTCCTTTTGTTGGTGGGGAGAGTGCCAATTTTCTGTAGAAACAGATTAATGTTGTTCAATCTACTATTTGCATTGAATAAAcaagtagaaaagaaaaggagctgTAGTGCCCTAATATGTTAGGCATTGTAGAAAATTATTTGCTGTGCAGTATCTTGATTTGTTGAATAGTGAAACTTCTGTCTATTTTACACTTTCACTTCCATCATCATATGTGATTATTCTGGGAATCATTTAGATGAGTACCTAACAGCTGGTTGTTAAATTCTTATATTGGTTAGATATGGGCCTATCTGGATCTCCACTACATTGATATTTGTGATTGCTGCCCTTGGAAACTGTGCTACTTACCTCATGGAAAAGAATTCTGACGCAAGTACCTCATGGAGCTTTGATGTTGGCTATGTAAATCTTGCGGTTTGGTCAATCTATGGTTATGCAATTTTGGTTCCGCTAGGATTCTACTTCTTGCTTCATTATCTGGGATCGAATGCCAGCCTCATAAGGTTTTGGTGCATGTGGGGATACTCGCTCTTCATCTTTATTCCGAGCTCTGTAAGTGTCTATTTATATGCTGTTCAATGGAGGATCCATCAATCTTTCCAGCGGCTTTTCTCTAACGTATCTATTCTTTTGTTACATTTTTGTGTAATATTTTTGCTGCAATTTGCCAAAGTTAGGACTCAAATAACTGCTATAGATAATTAGACCCCTTTTGGAACTCACTTGATATTCTAGATGGATTTTCTTAAGCTTAGGCTCcttttgtttcgcagaaaatgagtGAGCAGAAAatcttttcctaaaaataatctttGTGTCTAAACATTTGCGTAGATGATGAGAATATTTATCGTTTTGtcaatttttgtaagcaatataggggatcattttttggaaaatgttttcttattatttttcgcaaaataaacaaaGCCTCATTTAGATAAGAACATGTTCTCCGTATATAAGATATCTCTTATTTgactttctattttatttaagaATCTTTGCATTTATTCTTCCCGTTTCCCACATCCCTATTCCATTACTTGTATATGTTCTTAATGAGGAAGGGGAGCCATGGCGCAGCTGTAAAGTTGTCGCCATATAACCTGGAGGTCATGGGTTGTGGAAATGGCCTCttgcaaaaatttcaagttgAGGCTGCACACCTTGGACCCAAAATGATCCGTTCTCCCTTCCTTGGATCCCACGCATTATGGGAGCTTCCTGCTCTGGGTGCCCTTTTTTCTTCATGAGACTTAGTGATTGTTCCGACCACATAAGTGGTTTATGTGCCTTTGGTGCACGCTTAAAGTTTTTTACAGAACAATAGCTATATGTTATTTCCTCTGCATAGCCTGAACATCTAGACCCTTGATGGTTTGTCTAGGCCAGTATGTAGATTTGAATATTCAACTTGTCATTTAGTTAAGTTATCTAACACAAGCAATATTTCTTGCTTCCAGTTACTTTTGTTGATTCCAGTTGAGGCTATCCGTTGGATCATCATACTCCTTGTTGGTGGGGCCTCGGCTTGCTTTGTTGGATTGAACCTTAGGTCATACACGGAAGGGAACGATCTTACAATCATAGTGGTAGCTGCCTTTCTACTGCAAATGGCTCTAGCAATTTTCGTCAAGGTCTGGTTCTTCCCATGATGATCCAGAAAGGTACTTCTCAAGGATCGAATCCCGTCTACTTCGACTTTTGTCTCTTGTGACATTTGATAGCTGACTGGATCTCAACTGGCGACAAGTCTCTTTGAGTTTACAGGTCATGTAACGAATAGCATTGTATTGTATCGACGATCTTGCTGCATTGAGTCTGAGAGGATGAAATGTTGAGGACGAACCTTTAATACTTCCACGGAGGTGGGGCTTTGTCTTGCAATTTTTCCATTGTTTCTCATCAGCTATTAGGGTGATAGTtttgtcaaaaaggaaaaggagacgTGGCCGGCCTGATAACTCCCTTTTGAACTCTGGTGCATTGCATGTGGAAGTCAGGTTTGTAAATACGGATCTGCCTTTTACAAGTGAGATTAGCTTTACACGTTGGATGCGAACTGTTCTGGGTTTTCAAGTCCGGTTTGTATTTTGCTGGCGGTGACAATGGTATGAGGATGACACGTTGTGTTCCACGTGGTTGGTAAGTGGTAACTTGTTAATTGACAAAGGGACATATCAAGCCTCACGGGTTCATGGAAAGTCTAGGCCGACCCTTTAAAATTCACTTCGTTACTATCAATTTGGACTTATCTGGGTATAAATACTGAGGAGAGGCGTTCGTCCTACGTCAACTGCaacttgattgtattttggaTCACGGCTCTGTTTTGTCTCCATCGATGGTGTTTCATTGGGTACTTCTTTTGTATGCCATCAAACACGACGCATCTTGATGTGATGATTGTCGAGAAACTGAGACCAGAACCGACGAGGGGTTAGAAGTTGAAACGCGAGAGGCAATGAGTATAAGGTAAATGACAAGTATCTTGTTATTCCAATTCGCGAGGTTCTGAAAATCGAGAGGAGAAATGAGTCGACTCGCCCCGTAACATTCACCGATTGGGTTCGAATCAATTGGTAACTCCCAATTATAGAGATTCATGTTTTGCTGAAGTATGTAATAATTTGGTTGGTCTTTCGCTTGAACGTTTTTGCTCGAATTCGCACGTTATATCCATCTTGAATTCGTAGATTATCACCTAATGGCAAAGAGTCCTAATCTACAAATCAAAGCTAAATTATAGCCACACGAGCGATTAAGATCtcacataaattttgaattgAGGCAGCTCGGATTTTTCGCCCAATTCTATTCAAATATTAGAACAGGCGAGGTCATTTTTTCATCCTATTTTTAAGTCAGTGGAATGCTTTCGTTTGAATTCGCACGTCATATCCATGTCTATAACTAAAACGAATTCGTAGATTATCTCCTAACAGCAAAGAGTCCTAATCTATAAATATCTACCACGTAATCGATTAAGATCCCACGTATTTTTTGAATTGAGGCAGTTCGAATTCTTCACCCGATTCTATTCAAATATTAGAACAGACGATGTAATTATTCCATGATTCAATCTTTTAAGTTGGTTAGTCTTTTACTTGAACGTTTTTGCTTGAATTCGCGCACTATATCTATGCCTATAACCAAAATGAATTCGTAGATTATGGTCCCACAGCAAAGAGTCAATGATCTACATATCGAACGCAAATAGCAACCACACACAATCGATTATGATCTCACATATACTTCGAACCGAGGCGGTTCGGATTCGTCACCCAATcctattaaaaaattagaacaaaCAAGAGGCGATTTGTACGATCCAATCCGTAAGTTAGTTGGTCTTCTATACCTGGGCGTTTTTTTCGCTCGAATTCGGACGCCGCATCCATGCATACGATCGCAATGATTTTGTAAATTATCGCCTTAACAGCGAAGGAGCCTTCATCTATCGAACTTAAATAACGACCACGTAAAAGAATAATCGAATAATATCCAACAAGAATATTTGGAATTGAGGCGGCTCGAGTTCTTCGCCCCCCCATAACAGACGGGGAAGAACAAATGATGGGTTCAATGATCGAAAGTCCGTTAACGAGGGATATCCCGAATCCAGCCGGGGGCTGAATCAGCCCCACCAAATTCGTTCGACGGTTGATGTTTCCCCTCCAGTTTCTCGCCCGCGCAACGCCGCGCAGCAGCCCCTACCGGCTATATATAACATTGCCGCTAAACTTGCTTTTGCTCTCCGTTCGCTGTTAAAAATCGATCGCGGTCGCGGGGACAGATCGCggggttttttttgtttgttttccccCTCTCTGAAAATCAGGAGAGAGTTCGCATTTTGCTGTAGATTTTTGTGCTCACGTGGCCTGCTGTCATTACACGTTCAGAGGAATCCAGATCAGCGAGGGGTACTgtgttttttttgtatttttaataccaagcgagagtgagagagagagaagagaagagacgTGTCACGTCTTGTCGGCCGAGTCAGGCTCAGTAATAAAGAACCCTATTGTTTCCCCGCGCCCTTTTGCAGATGCCGACTCGCCCGCGTGGGACGAAGCGACTCCCCGAGTTGAAGGCGGCCAACGGGAACGTGGACTCCACCCGAGCCTTCGTCAGGCACGTCAAGCGCCTCGTCATCAAGGTTCGTCCCCCACTGCTTATGGTCGGAATGCGTGTGGCTTTTCCTCTTTCGTGGGGGCGGGGAGCGCCTTCCGTGTCTCGTCTTTCTTCCCCGAGCCCTGGGGCGAATGTTCCATTGACGAGCCGAATGTGCTGGGTTCGGGTCTTGGGAGATCGGGTTGAATGCGCGTGTGGTCGGGGCTGGCTCTCGTTTTTGGTTCTCGTTTCGAGTGTGGTTGAAAGCTGAATTTGGCGGGAGATGATCGATCCCTGGCTGCAGCGTTTGGGTTTTTTGGCGTTGCCTGGCggagaatttttttgtttggctcGTTCTCAGCTTTTCGTGCTTCTTTAGGAGCTCGTCAATAGCAAATGcagatgtcaagactagttatTTTCGGCatatcttttgtaattttgaccTGGTTATCTCTTGTTTTACTCCGACAATTGTAGGTTGGCACTGCGGTTGTTACTCGAGCAGATGGGCGGTTGGCACTCGGAAGACTAGGGGCTCTATGTGAGCAGGTACACCCCTTAACGTCATTCATGGTTTTGTGCGTTGTGTTTTCGGCCGGGTTGAGAGAGATTTAAGTGCCACAGAGTAATATGCCTTTCCTGAGCAGATAAAAGAATTGAACTTACAAGGATACGAGGTTATTCTGGTCACGTCCGGTGCTGTTGGCCTCGGTCACCAGAGGCTTAGGTACCGTAAGCTAGTAAATAGCAGGTTTGTATCGGTAACCCATCCATGACGCATTTCATCGTTTGGCCATTTGGGCTATATCTTGTTTACATGGAGaacttaattctttttttccaaatatgttGCCACTAGGAACTCATGGATGGATTTTGCTTTCATCTGTTCCAAACTCTAactcaaattgcatatttgaacACAAGTTATATTGGGCTTATGTTCTTCTATAGCAATTAAAGGTTCTTAGAGCGGGCGTTCACTTTGTGTGACAGCTTCGCTGATCTCCAGAAGCCACAGGTTGAACTTGATGGGAAGGCTTGTGCAGCTGTCGGACAGAGTAGTCTTATGGCCTTGTATGATACCTTATTCAGCCAGGTGATTGAATTATTCCCTATGTTCAACTTGTACGGGTTTTCTTATGGTCTGTTTGGGCACACGTCTAGCTGGTTTTGCCACCATTCCCTTTGGGGCTTATGGACTAAGATGCTCTAGGTCCTTTCTTGTGCAGTTGGATGTTACATCAGCTCAGCTTCTTGTGACAGATCATGACTTTAAGAGTATAGACTTCAGGATGCAACTCAATGAGACTGTGCAATCGTTGTTGTCTCTCACAGTTGTTCCCATCTTTAATGAGAATGATGCAGTCAGTACGGGGAAAGCTCCATATGAGGTATGGTCCTTCGTTTCGGTACTTTGTAAATGTTGAGTGATTTGTAAATGAAtgtcttttttcttctgttaACTTCCTAGCCTCAGTGAACAAATGAAGAGAATTCATCGAGCATCTCCGGTTGTTGGAATTAGATCTGGCAAATTCCGTGTAAATGTCTATTGACGTGTTCTTTTTGCAGGATTCGTCTGGCATATTCTGGGATAATGACAGCTTGGCAGCACTGCTTGCTTTGGAGCTCAAAGCTGATCTTCTTATATTACTCAGTGATGTTGAGGGTCTTTATAGTGGCCCGCCTAGTGATCCGAAGTCCCGATTAATTCGCACATACATCAAGGAACGGCATCATGGTGAAATCACCTTTGGAGATAAATCTCGTGTAGGGAGAGGTGGTATGACTGCGAAAGTTAATGCTGCTGTTAATGCAGCACAGGCTGGAATCCCTGTGGTCATTACCAGGTATTGTCGACCTAGTTTTGTCTGCATGCTTGTCTTAGTTCTTTGGGATAAAATATCTCTTTATAGCATTGGACACTATCGGTAAGATGCACAATGATCTGCATGATGCTGTGTAGTGCTTTGAACGCAAAGTGTTTCTTGATCATCGCTGCAGTAGTAGAAATCAAGTTTTCAAGATTTTGAACAATCTCTCAGTGCAAACCCCTTCATACAATATCTCTTTTTTGGTAAACCCTTTTATTGTGGTCAAGCTAGATGGAGTGCtcacaatttgatcaattcactAAAAGATAGTAGGCCTGTAATTGCTTTGTTAATTAGTACTTGCTAGATTGTGTAACGAcgtactttttgttttttccataGTGGGTATGCTCCTGAAAATATCCTTAAGGTTCTTCAAGGAGAGGATATTGGTACTTTCTTTCATGAGGATGCACATTTGCGGGTACAAAGCCAAGACGTCAGTGCAAGGGAAATGGCTGTTGCAGCCAGAGAAAGTTCACGGAACCTTCAGGTGGAATTCTTAGCTTTGTGGTTTAGATTGTGATTGTTTTGCTTAATACCTTCTTGTAATGTGATAAAACTAGATTTGGTAGTTCCCTGTTCTCTGCATAGCTGATAGAATTTAACAAATTGTAGAATTTCGCGTCTAGCAGCTAGTGGTTTGTTGAAGATGTCATGTCGTAGACATGTCTCCTAGCCATTTGAAAGCTTTGTAACTAATTTGCAGGACAGAACCATTGAAAGATCTGGTCTATGCAGTTGTTTACTTAGTGCTTGTTTCTCTTGACTTTTTATTCAAATGAGGGGCACATTCTTCTAGTTGCAGCTTGCAGGGGAAGGTGTTGGGtcttgaatatatatatatatttctaataTCACATGTTTACTAATTTAGTATAATGATTTTCTAGTCTTTCAACAATCCCAAACCGACTCCCCCGCCCCCTCTCTCTGACCCCAATCCTCCCAAAAGATAAGCTTCGGTGCCTTTCACCGTTACACGTGATACTAACTTAACAACTCAGGAAGGCTGGAATACAATGAAACCCTAGTACGGGCAAGGCATGATTTAGCATCTCTGATTCTTCTTTCATCTTTATCTTGACGCGAAATTCATCTTAGGCTAATTCCCCAAAAAACTCCGACCTGTAGGTCCAATACCAATTCtgcccgatttttttttttttttggtctcaaaAACGGATCACCATATTTCACTTTAGTCCCAAATTTGCCTCCCGTATCGGAGAATCCCCATTGACTAATTTTTGATATTATCAACACGAGCCTATTCACAAGTTTTACAAGGTATTATGAAGGCGTAGGTTCTGATAACGAATCTCTAATGTGGTCccgatgttgataattttaaaGAAACTAGTGGCGATCTTTGGACGCGGCGGCGACTACAATGAGAGTAAGAGATTTTTGAgacggcaaaaagaaaaagctcaGGGCTGAATTAGAATCGAACCTAAAGCCgagagtttttttatttatttatagaaaTTAGGCCAGTTCATCTCTTTTATCTCTTTGTCATCGTGTtgttgatggagagagagagagagaaggctggATAGTTGCGAGGTGATGGTATGAACACACTTTAAAAGCGTGGACGAGTTCTCGTCCGTCCATTGAAATCTCGTGGAAGTTGGGCGACGCAACTACGTCCTTTCCACCATCCTTCTGCCGATCCCTTAAAAGACGCAGACATGTTATTTCCTCTGCATAGCCTGAACATCTAGACCCTTGACGGTTTGTTTAGGCCAGTATGTAGATTTGAATATTCAACTTGTCATTTAGTTAAGTTATCTAACACAAGCAATATTTCTTGCTTCCAGTTACTTTTGTTGATTCCGGTTGAGGCTATCCGTTGGATCATCATACTCCTTTTTGGTGGGGCCTCGGCTTGCTTTGTTGGATTGAACCTTAGGTCATACATGGAAGGGAACGATCTTACAATCATAGTGGTAGCGGCCTTTTTACTGCAAATGGCTCTAGCAATTTTCGTCAAGGTCTGGTTCTTCCCATGAAGACCCAGAAAGGTACTTCTCAAGGATCGAATCCCGTCTACTTCGACTTTTGTCTCTTGTGACATTTGATAGCTGACTCGGTCTCAACCGGCGACGAGTCTCTTTGAGTTCACAGGTCATGTAACGAGTAGCATTGTATTGTACCGACGAACTTGCTGCATTGAGTCTGGGGGGATGAAATGTTGAGGACGGACCTTTAATACTTCCACGTAGGTGGGGCtttgtctttcaatttttccattgTTTCTCATCAGCTATTAGGGTGATAGTtttgtcaaaaaggaaaaggagacgTGGCCGGCCTGATAACTCTCTTTTGAATTCTGGTGCATTGCATGTGGAAGTCGGGTTTGTAAATACGGATCGGCCTTTTACAAGTGAGATTGGCTTTACACGTTGGATGCGAACTGTCGTGTCTTCAAGTCCGGTTTGGATTTTGCTGGCGGTGACAATGATACGAGGATGACACGTAGTGTTTCACGTGGTTGGTAAGTGGTAACGTGATAATTGACAAAGGGACATATAAAGCCTCGCGGGTTCATGGAAAGTGGCGACCGACCCTTTAAAATTCACTTCGTTACTATCAATTTGGACTTATCTGGGTATAAATACCGAGGAGAGGTGTTCGTCCTACTTCAGCTGCaacttgattgtattttggaTCACGGGCTTTGTTTTTGTCAAAGGAAAGAATTCTCAACGGCATTGATTTCGAAACTGCTACAATTCCTCCACGATTTGGTCATCCAGTCAAATCATTTCATTCCAAAAATCCTCCTCTGATTTCTCCAGATTGATATATCGCTCTTCTTGATTATTCACCTTCTATGTGAATGTCTTTATTTTAAGAATTAGAATATTGTGTATTAGGAAATCACTCCTTTCTAATTTCATGTATTCTTTCTTTAATCTGCTAGACTTCTGTATTATAAATAGGAGTGTATCCATACAGTTTGAAATGTGTGAAGAGAAATAATACACTACCTCCTATTTCCcacttgttctttcctttctcttctctaatattttaacatggtatcagagctcttCACTGCAAAAGCAAACATAGTCTCTTGatatatttatgttttttcttttccttgaaatctccatggaaaaattaccaatctCGGCCCCTCAATCCCACACCATTACCCTCCTAGACACCGGAGTAAAGCTTAATGGTGATAACTATGTTGTATGGAAAGCAAGACTGCTTCCACTTCTCCGGGCAAATAAACTTCTGCCCATTGTTGAAGGTATCTCTCCTTGTCCTCCAACTCATATCACACAAACAAGTGCTGATGGAACTACCACGGTTGTTCCGAATTCTGCTTATGAAGAATGGTCAGTACATGATCAAGTAGCGCCGGCATGGATTCTCAACACCTCGACCGACGCAATTGTCGGACAGCTCTCAACATTCACCTCTTCGGCAGATGCATGGCGATTCATAGCCACATCCTATGCAGCGCGAAATCATGCTTGAGCAGCTCAACTACGGATGCGATTACAAACTCTTCGTAAAGGTAACCAAACGGTTACAGAATTTCTTCAACAAGCGACGACCATTGTAGATCAACTCTCCTCCATTGGTGAAGTTATCTCTCCTCAAGAATACCAAACCCATGTGTTTCGTGGGTTAGGTGCGGAATATCAGAGTCTTGCGGTCTCTATTTCGGTTCAATGTCGGTATCAAGACATGACCCGTGAGACACTCCATGGTTTACTTTTATCTCATGAGGCTCGACTTGAACTCATGGAACCCTCGATGCAAGGTCCGGCTGCATTTATAGGGAAGGCTGAAAATGTCTTTCCTTCAAACTCATCTCAATCTCCACAAACCGGTACGAACTGTTTCTATAGATCTAATTCTCATCAATTCTCTAGGCCTATGAGAATAACACACGTGGTCTTGGGCCACAAAATGCAAGCGGATTCTCAAACATTCGCAATCCTAGGCGTGGCAATGGTGATAATAGATGTCAAATTTGCAATAAATTTGGCCACAGAGCTAATGTTTGTAGGGAAAGATATATGCAACAGCAACTTGAGCAATCCCATACATCACCACAGCTCAATTTGGCGGAAATTCTTCCTCCGCCGTCTGTTTTCTCCTCGTAGTCATGGCACCCAGATTCGGGTGCTACCCATCACATGACAAACAATATCTCTCAGCTGTCTAATGTTCAGCCCTATCCCGGTAATACTCATGTGACCATAGGTAATGGATCTAGCTTGCCCATCACTCATACAGGTAGCTATATTACCCCAATTTTTCGTATGTCCGATGTCTTAGTTGTTCCTTCTATCAAAAAGAATTTCCGGTCAGTTCGTCAAttctttgaagaaaa includes these proteins:
- the LOC115743675 gene encoding protein YIPF1 homolog, which gives rise to MEDSYTGLPTSHLLGSVPAVVDDGKSSTNYEGPEANMQTFPPNNGGDRGRGYQSLAGPSETFEQQPASNWRGVFSISSYTQYFNVDTDIVLNRLLGSLFPTGGDFSSKIDANPDLYGPIWISTTLIFVIAALGNCATYLMEKNSDASTSWSFDVGYVNLAVWSIYGYAILVPLGFYFLLHYLGSNASLIRFWCMWGYSLFIFIPSSLLLLIPVEAIRWIIILLVGGASACFVGLNLRSYTEGNDLTIIVVAAFLLQMALAIFVKVWFFP
- the LOC125315154 gene encoding delta-1-pyrroline-5-carboxylate synthase-like; translation: MDGFCFHLFLERAFTLCDSFADLQKPQVELDGKACAAVGQSSLMALYDTLFSQLDVTSAQLLVTDHDFKSIDFRMQLNETVQSLLSLTVVPIFNENDAVSTGKAPYEDSSGIFWDNDSLAALLALELKADLLILLSDVEGLYSGPPSDPKSRLIRTYIKERHHGEITFGDKSRVGRGGMTAKVNAAVNAAQAGIPVVITSGYAPENILKVLQGEDIGTFFHEDAHLRVQSQDVSAREMAVAARESSRNLQVEFLALWFRL